The Nitrospirota bacterium genome has a window encoding:
- a CDS encoding sulfite exporter TauE/SafE family protein, giving the protein MLFPVSGVETWVFIPPLVALVISFFTSMGGVSGAFLLLPFQMSFLNYTSPSVSATNFVYNIVAIPSGVYRYFKEGRMAWPLTWVIIIGTLPGIFIGYYLRVLYLPDPKAFNLFAGCVLLYIGVRLLYEISGKASSRRAKINTLNEKFKERSTQLKEQQNARIAAGLPPEAIVKTISSTLIKIEYEFCGERFSFSTIGMFILAFFVGIIGGAYGIGGGAIIAPFCVAVFHLPVYTVAGAALMGTFLTSISGVVFYSVIPVKGVVTAPDWLLGFLFGIGGFVGMYLGARAQKFVPQKFIKLMLGVIIVFLALRYISQYFI; this is encoded by the coding sequence ATTCTTTTCCCGGTATCAGGGGTTGAAACATGGGTGTTTATCCCCCCTCTGGTAGCATTAGTCATTTCATTCTTCACCTCAATGGGAGGAGTCTCAGGTGCCTTTCTCCTGCTTCCATTCCAGATGAGTTTTCTCAATTACACCAGCCCATCTGTAAGTGCCACCAATTTCGTCTATAACATTGTCGCAATTCCGAGCGGCGTCTACCGCTATTTCAAGGAAGGCCGTATGGCATGGCCACTTACATGGGTTATTATTATCGGAACGCTTCCAGGTATATTTATTGGATACTATCTCAGGGTTCTGTATCTGCCTGACCCAAAAGCCTTCAACCTCTTTGCAGGCTGCGTGCTGCTTTATATTGGTGTCCGTCTTCTTTATGAGATTTCAGGAAAGGCAAGTAGTAGAAGAGCTAAGATAAATACCCTCAATGAAAAATTTAAGGAAAGAAGCACGCAGTTGAAAGAACAGCAAAATGCCAGAATAGCTGCCGGCCTTCCTCCAGAAGCAATAGTTAAAACGATTTCATCCACTCTGATAAAGATTGAATACGAGTTTTGTGGTGAAAGGTTTTCCTTCAGCACAATAGGCATGTTTATCCTTGCCTTCTTTGTGGGGATTATTGGTGGTGCATATGGAATCGGCGGAGGGGCGATCATTGCACCATTCTGTGTGGCAGTTTTTCACCTGCCGGTTTACACAGTTGCTGGCGCTGCATTGATGGGGACTTTTCTGACTTCTATCTCCGGCGTAGTATTTTACAGCGTTATTCCTGTTAAAGGCGTGGTAACTGCGCCTGACTGGTTACTGGGCTTTCTCTTTGGAATTGGTGGATTTGTCGGCATGTACCTTGGGGCGCGGGCTCAGAAATTTGTTCCACAGAAGTTTATAAAACTTATGTTAGGTGTGATTATTGTCTTTCTTGCCTTGCGATATATTTCACAATATTTTATCTGA